The Stigmatella ashevillena genomic sequence GGGGCCGAACTTGAAGTCGAACCGGAACGCCACGTACACGAGGATGGCGAACATCGCGTACACCAGCGCCATGATGCCGCGGTTGCGAAGCTGCTTGCCCACCTGCGGACCCACGTAGTCCACGCGCCGCTGCTCGAAGTCAGGCGAGGCCTGGCCCTGGCTCAGCGCGGAGAACACCTTGTCCGCCATGCCGCTGGCGACCACCTGGTAGTCAAACCCGCTGCCGCCCTGTGCCGAGCCCAGCTCGCGCACCTCCTGGACCCCCGTGCCGGCCTTCTCCACCGCGGCCTTGATGGCCTGAGGGGCCAACGTGGACGCGGAGCGGAAGTTGATGATGCCGTTGGAGAGGTCCGCGTAGACGTTGCTCACGGAGCCCAAGCTCTGGAGCGAGGCCTTGGCGGTCTCCGCGTTCTGCTCGGTGAGCTGCGTGACGCCGCCCATGCGCAGCAGGAAGGTGTTCTCGTCCGAGGAGCCAATGCCCTGCACCGACACGTCGTGCAGGCCCCCGTCCTCGGCGCGCTTGCGCACCTCGGCCGGGGAGATGGCGCTCTTGAACTTCAGCTCCACCACGGTGCCGCCCGCGAAGTCGACGCCGAAGTTGAAGCCGAAGACGGCGATCCCCACCAGGATCGCCAGGTTCACGAGCGTGGAGATGTAGACGGCAATCTTCCGCTTGCCGATGAAGTCGATGTTCGTCTTGTTCTTGATGAGCTGCATGGCAGTCCCTTCCCCGGACTCAGACCGAGACCGTCTGCGCGTTACGGCCGTGGACGAAGTAGGTGGTGATGGTGCGCGTCACCACGATGGACGTGTAGAGCGAGGCAATCAGTCCCACGATGAGCGTGGTGGCAAAACCGCGGATGGGCCCAGTCCCCGTGGCGAAGAGGATGAAGCCGGCGATGAGCGCGGTGACGTGCGAGTCGAAGATGGTCCAGAACGCCCGGTCATACCCCTGGTCCACCGCCTGGCGGGCCGTCTTCCCGTGGCTCAGCTCCTCACGGATGCGCTCGTTGATGAGCACGTTGGCATCCACCGCCACGCCCAGCGTCAGCACGAACCCGGCGATGCCCGGCAGGGTCAGCGTCGCATTGAAGATGGCCAGACCCGCCAGGATGAGCAGGCCGTTGAGCAGCAGCGCCGCATCCGCGATGAGGCCCGCGCCCTTGTAGTAGAGGGCCATGAAGGCCACCACCAGCGCCAGGCCGACGATCGCCGCCAGGCTGCCCTTGCGAATGAGCTCATCGCCCATGGAGGCGCCGACCTGGCGGATCTCGCCCGTCGTCACCGGGGCCGGCAGGGCGCCGGCCTTCAGCACCAGCGCCAGCGTCTGCGCCTCGGAGAACCACTCCTCACGCGACTTGCCGCCGGGGTTGCCCATGGTGATGCGCGCACTGCCACCCGCGATCTTCTCGTTGATGCGAGGCGCTGACTGCACGTAGTCGTCCAGGATGATGGCCATGCGCCGACCCGTGCCCGCCTCGGTAAGCCGCTCGAACTCGCGCGCGCCCGCCGCGTCGAAGGTGATGTTCACCTCCGGCTCGTTGAGCTCGCTGAACCGGGCATCCGCGCTCGACAGGCTCTCGCCCGTCAGCGGGGACTCCTTCTCCACGAGGTAGGTGCGGTACGAGAGGCATTCGTTCTTCTTCAGCGGGTTGGCCACGCACTCCAGGAGCACCTCGCGGGCCTCCGGCACCTTGTCCTTCACGTAGCCCAGCATCGCCTCGCGGTTGGGGCCCTGGAGCTGCGGGAAGCCCTCTTCCGAGGTGACGGTGATGTTGCTGTTCTCCGGGGGCGGGGTCTTCTCGAGCATCTGCTGGAAGAACCCGGGGTTGGTGTCATCCACCATCCGGAACTCGAGCTGCGCGGTGGTGCCCACCAATTCCTTGGCCTGCTCCGGGTCCGAACGGCCCGGCAGGGAGATCTGGATGGAGTCGGTGCCCATCTTGCGCACGTCCAACTCCGCCACGCCCCACTTGTCGATGCGGTTGCGGATGACGAGCATGGCCTGGTCCACGGCCTCGCCGCGGAAGAAGCTCGTCTGGCTCTCGTCCGGGGCCAGCGTCAGCGTGGCGCCCTCCCGGCTCACCTTGGTGAAGTCGTTGAAGGTGGTGAGCACCTCCTTCTCGATGGCGTCCATGGTGGCCGGATCCGCCGCCGTCAGCGTCAGCGTCAGCCGCTCGGGGTTCGAGTCCGCCTTCAGCTCTCCCAGCTTCTTGTCCTGGGTGATGTAGCGGACGATCTGCTGGCCCCGGCGCTCAGTGCGCTTCTGGAGGGCCGTCTTGGTGTCCACCCGCATCACCATGTGGATGCCACCCTGGAGATCCAACCCCAGGTTGAGCCGGTACTTCGCCGGGGGCGCCCACGCGGGCAGCCGCTCCTGGAGCACGGCCAGGTTGTTGCGCTCCGCGCGGTCCAGCACCGCCAGCGAGTAATAGGTGGGCACCAGGAACCACACGGTCCCCAGCGTCACCGCGACAATCACTCCAAATTTCCACCACCAGCCGCGGTCCATTACTTCTCCTCCTTCTTGTCTTCGGGCTTCACCGAGGCCGGCGCCGCGTCATCGGCCACCGCTCCCTTGGCGTACACAGAACGCTTGAGCACGCGGATGCGCACCCCGCTGGCGACCTCCAGCGTCACCGTCTGGTCGGAAACCTGATGGATCTTCCCCACCAGGCCGCCTTGGGTGACCACCTCGTCGCCCTTCTTCAGCCCCGCCAACAGCTCGCGGTGGGACTTCATCTGCTTCTGCTGGGGACGGATCATCACGAAATACATGATGGCCACCAGCAGGCCGATGAATCCCAGATTGACCAGTGGGCTCGCGCCGCCGCCCGGGGCCTGTGCCAGAATCAGGAAGCTCTCCACGTACCGCCTCGTCGCTTGGAAAGGTTCGGTCCAAGCCTCGGCCCGGGTGTGGGCAAAGGTCGACCCAAAGGGTGCGCCTCTTAGCAGGGGCCCCCTATCGTGAGCAAGTGAACGCCCAAAGCATCTGCCTGTTCCCCTCCCTGTGACTCCCTGCGTCTACCGGGCGCGGGTGCGCTCGGCCTCCTGCGCAGCGGCCTTGGCGCGGAACTCACGGACGAACGCCCCATACCGGTCCTCGGCAATGGCCCGGCGCACCTCGGCCATCAACCCCAGGAAGTAGTGCAGGTTGTGCAGCGTGTTGAGCCGCATGGCCAGAATCTCTCCCGCCACGAAGAGGTGCCGCAGGTAGGCCCGGCTGAACGTGCGGCACGTGTAGCAGGTGCAGGCAGGATCGACCGGACGTGGGTCCTTGGCATACACCGCGTTGCGAATGACGACCTTGCCCTCGGACGTGAACAGCAAGCCATTGCGCGCACACCGGGTGGGCAGGACGCAGTCAAACATGTCCACCCCGGCCGCCACGCAGGTGACCAGGTCCACCGGCGTGCCCACCCCCATGAGGTAGCGAGGCTTGCCACGTGGCAGCAGGGGCGCGGAGAAGGCCACCCCGTCGTGCATCGCCTCGGGGCTCTCGCCCACCGAGTAGCCCCCGAGCGCATAGCCCGGCAGGTCCACTGCGCAGACCTCCTCGGCATGGGACTTGCGCAAATCCTCGTGCAGGCCTCCCTGGACGATGCCGAAGAGGGAGGAGCGCTCGCGGCTCCAGGCCTTGGCGCACCGGTGCAGCCAGCGCGTGGTTCGCGCCAGGGACTGCTCCAGGTAGGCGCGCTCGGAGGTGGCAGGGGGACACTCATCGAACGCCATGATGATGTCGGCGCCGAGCGTCTCTTGAATGTCGATGGAGCGCTCGGGGGTGAGCAGGTGGCGCGAGCCATCCAGGTGGGACTGGAAGGCAGCCCCCTCCTCGGTGATCTTCCGCTTCTCCGAGAGGCTGAAGACCTGGAACCCGCCGCTGTCGGTGAGCATGGGGCGGTTCCAGGAGATGAAGCGGTGCAGGCCGCCCATCTCGCCCACGAGCGCCTCTCCGGGCCGGAGCATCAGGTGATACGTGTTGCCGAGGATGATCTGCGCTTCCAAGGTGAGCAGGTCATCGGGGCCCACCCCCTTGACGCTGCCCACGGTGCCCACGGGCATGAAGATGGGGGTCTCGATGGGCCCGTGAGGGGTGTGCAACCGGCCGCGCCGGGCCCGGGTGCTGGGATCCTCGTGGAGCAGCTCGAAGCGCACCGCCCCCGGCGCCACGCGTGTATCGCCCTTCTGCTTCGGCTCGCCCATCGCACTCACTCCGTCACCAGCATGGCATCGCCATATGAGAAGAACCGGTACCCCTCGCGCACGGCTTCCTGATAGGCCGCCAGCGTGTGCTCCCGGCCGAGCAGCGCGCTGACCAGCATGACCAGGGTGGAGCGCGGGAGGTGAAAGTTGGTGAGCATCAGGTCCACCTGGCGGAACTGGTAGCCCGGGCGGATGAAGAGCACCGTCTCGCCGGTCCCCGCGCGCAGCAGGCCCGTGGCGGAGTCCGTGGCCGCCTCGAGCGTGCGCACCACCGTGGTGCCCACCGCCACCACCCGGCGTCCCTCGGCCCGGGCAGCGTTCACCTCGGCCGCGGTCTCTTCGGGCACGCCGTAGCGCTCTGGGTGCATCTTGTGCCGGTCGAGTTCTTCCTCACGCACGGGAAGGAAGGTGCCCGGCCCCACGTCGAGCGTCACCGTCACCCGCCGGACGCCGCGCGCCGCCAGGGCCGCGAAGATGGCCTCGGAGAAGTGCAGTCCCGCCGTCGGCGCCGCCACGGCCCCGGGGGCCCGGGCATAGAGGGTCTGGTAGCGCTCGGCATCCGCGGCATCCGGCTCGCGGGTGATGTACGGCGGCAAGGGCAGTCGGCCCGCCTGCTCCAGCAGCGTCTGGAGGGAGCCGCCCGGAGGCGCCTGAAAGCGCACCCGGTACTCCCCTCCTCCCAGCCCCTCCAGCACCTCGCCCGTCAGCCCGCCCCCGAAGGCCACCTGCGCCCCCGGCTTGAGGCCTTTGGAGGCCTGCCCCAGACAGATCCAGTCCATGGCCTCGGCGGCCAGGCAGAGCGCGGCGGAGGTCATCGTGGAGGCGGCGGGACGGACGACGAGCAGTTCGACGCGTCCCCCGGTGCCCACCTTGGAGCCCAGCAACCGGGCCGGGATGACCCGCGCGTCATTGACCACGAGGACATCGCCTGGGCGCAGCAAGCCCGGCAGGTCCGCGAACCGCAGGTGCTCGCGCGCCTTCGTGGACCGGCTGACGGTCATGAGGCGCGAGGCATCGCGCGCTCCCAAGGGAGCCTGCGCAATCTGGGCCTCGGGCAACTCGAAGTCGTAATCAGAGAGACGGGACGACACGGGGCGCTTGTACCAGCCTGGGCGGCGCCCCGGAACCCATCAGTAGAGCTGCTGCAACTCGGTCCCTGGGTAGTAGTGGGAGAGAATGTCCCGGTAGTTCCATCCACCATCCGCCAGGGCCTTGGCGCCCCACTGGCACAACCCGGCCCCATGGCCATACCCACGCCCGGTGAAGTGGAAACCCTGGGCCGTCTCTTCCACCTCGAAGTCCAGGCTCTTGAGTTTCGTGTACCCCAGCCTCTGCCGGAAACGGGGGCCATCCATCGTGAGCCCCTCCGCAGTGCTCACTCGGGAGGCCCGGCGTGTCCCCGTGCGGCCGGCGATCCGGAATCCGGAAGGCGAGCCTCCCAGGGCCGTCTGGAGCTCTGCCCGGCTGACGGTGGCGGACCAGCGGCTCGCGGGCAGCCGGCCGCAGGGGCACTCGGCGGGCTGGAGGTAGGGCAGATCGCGTTGGAGAGCCGCCAGACCCGACTCGGTCCGCCCGCCGCAGGAGGCATGAAAGTAGGCCTCGATGGGGGCCAGCTCGTAGGTGAGCACCTCGCCCCGGGTGGCCTCCACGGCGGCCAGCGTGCGCGGATCCTCCCGGTTGACACCGCCATACACCTGATGGAGCACGCTGCTGCCCAGGTAGAAGGAGCTCCCATAGGCCTCCAGCTTCTTCTGAAGCGCGTAGGTGCGGGCGGCGACCGCCTGGGCCTTGAGAGCCTCGGCAGGAAAGGAGACCGGCATCTCACTGCCCAGCACGGCCGCCAGGTACAGCTCCAGGGGGATGACGTTGATGAGCTGGAGGCCTTCCCGGTACAGCCGCACCACCACGTCCCCGCGAACATCCATGCCGCCCGCCCGCAAGGGCTTGTCGCTGGACTCCCCCGTGCCCTGAACCCCCTCTCCGGAGCGGAAGCGAACCGAGCTCCCCGCCACGGGGGCACCGTTGACCTCCAGCTTCTTGCCGCGCCGGCGCACGATGGCCTGCCGCGTCCCCATCGGGTGGAAGGTGGCCTCCTCGGTATCCGCGCCAAAGGAGAGGCCCTGGCCGCTCACCTGCACCTCTCCCCCCGCTTCGCTCATGGCGATGCGCATCGTCTCCAGCGCGACTGCGGGGAAGGACACCAGGAGGCACACCAGCCACACTGCAACAGGTCGCAACATGAACCTCGGAGTGTAGGGGGCCCGGATCGCGGCTCAAGAAAACGGCCGACAGATGAGGGAGACTGGAGGCCCATGGCCATGGCTTTTGACGTTTCGCAGCTCTCTCCGGCCACGTTCGCCGAGGCCCTGCGGGCCCTGTCCCCCCGCGCGGGCGCCCTGCTGCGGCGGCGCCTGGCGCGAGGGGAGACACTGGAAGACTGCGCCACCCTCCATGGTGTGAGCCTGGAGGCGCTCTCGATTCACGTGCTGCGAGAGGCCCTCACGCTCACGGCGCGGACGGGCGGCCAGAGCCGGGAGCCCGTGAGCGTGGAAGAAGAAGCCGCCTGGACGCGGCAGCTCACGGCGGCCTTGGGGCGGCCCGCGGCCCCTGTAAGCCCCGCCCTCGCGGACACGGTGGCGCTGTGCCAGCGGTTGCTGGCGATAGGCCCGGAGGTCGAAGCCACCCTGGAAGCCATGGACCGCGAGGAGGCACACTCACCGCGCCGGAAGCGGGAGGACCTCCTGCGCCGCGGGGTGGTGGTGCTGCTGCTGGCCCTGGCCGCCTACCTCTACTGGACGCGCCCCCCAGAGCCCGCGGTGCCATCCGGGCGCCCTCCGCCCTCCGCGCGCTGAGCGCTGGACGGGCAGCGGCGTGGCGCATAAGGGAGAGCCATGCGCCTTCCCTGCCCGCTCCTGCTGCTGGTGACCTTGATGCTCGCGGGCTGCCCGAAGCGGATGGAGCGGGTGGCAGGCACTGACGATGCGCGAATCGATGCTGCGGAGGCCCGGCTGGAGGAACTCCGGCTCCGGGCCCATGAGGACGAGGCCTCCTGTCCGTCCCGCTGCGATGCCTCCTCGGAGATGTGCGAACTCGCGGACGCGCTGTGTTCTTGGGTGGAGAGCACACCGGACCGGACGGACCTCCCGCCGCGCTGCGTCCAGGCCCGGGAGCAGTGCGCCCAGGCCACCAGCCGCTGTACCCGGTGCACAGAGGGCTGAAGGAGGCGAGCAGGAACGGATTGCTCCCCCTGGCCGTCCCCCCTAGATTGAACGGAACCCGCGAGGTGCCGTCATGTCCCGCCCCATGCCCGTGCTGCTGCTTGCATCCTGGCTCGCCGCGCCGGGACTTGCCCTGGCCCAGGAGGCGCTCACGCCGGAGAAGCTCGCCCTCATCCATCGGGACGAGCAGGCCGCGCTCGCACGGGTGAATGAGAGCTACGGCAATCGAAAGCCCTCGGAGATGACCTCCGCGGAGCGGCGCCAGTCCATCCAGGCCCAGCAGGAGGCAGTGGCGTCGGTCCTCGAGAAGCACGAGGTCTCGGACAAGGAATACGCCCGCCACGTGGCCCGCCTGAGCCTGGCGGAGCGAGACGCTGTTACGGCGGCCGCGAAGAAGCTAGAGGCAGAGGAGAAAGCCGCCCGGGAAGCGGCACCAAACCGGCCGCTCCTGCCCGAGGAGATCCCCATCCAGAACGGGATCAGCGACGCGAACCCCGTGGAGCTGGAAGCCGTGCCGGGCGCCCCCGCCGTGGTGGAGCAGGGCCTTCCGCCCGGCGAGCTGGGGCTCGAGCAGACCGAAGGGGCAGCGGAAAGTCCCCCGGCCACAGCGCCAGAATCCGCCCCCGCAGGGCCTGCGGAATAGGACTCAGCGGGCCCGCGCCGCCCGCCAGACCTCGTCATACGGACACGAGCAGTCGGTCTCCTCGGGCTCGGGATACACGTAGCGCTCTCCCTTGTAGTTGCGGAAGACCGTCTCGTGCTCGCCGCGTTCCACCACGTAGTCGGGCTGGAGGGTGACCTTGCCCCCGCCACCGGGCAGATCCACGGCGAGGTGCGGCACGGCAAGCCCGGTGGTGTGGCCGCGCATCTGCTGGAGGATCTCCAGCCCCTTGGAGATCGGCGTCCGCAGGTGCTCGCACCCTTGGGCGACATCCATCTGGTGAAGGTAGTAGGGCCGCACGCGGATGCGCAGCAGCACGTGCGACAGCTCTTGGATGATGCGCGCATCCGAGTTGAGCCGGCGCATGAGCACGGCCTGATTCTCGACCGGAACGCCATGATCCACGAGGCGCTGACAGGCCTCGCTGGCTTCGGGCGTCACCTCTTTGGGGTGGTTGAAGTGCGTCACCACGTACACGGGGGCATAGCGCCGCAGGGTCCGGGCCAGCGCATCCGTGACGCGCATGGGGAGGCACACGGGCACGCGCGTCCCGATGCGGATCATCTCCACATGGGGGATGTCATGGAGCGCCGCGAGCAACTCCTCCAAGCGGCCATCGCCGAGAACGAACGGATCTCCTCCGGAGATGAGGACATCGCGCACCTCGGGGTGGTTGCGAATGTACGCAATGCCCCGGCGCATCTGCTCCTTGCTGAGTTCCGCCTCTCCGCCCTTGGTGATGCGGCGGCGGGTGCAGTGTCGGCAATAAACGGAGCACGTATCGAGCGCGAGGAAGAGCACCCGGTCCGGATATTTGTGGACGATGGCCTCTTCGGGCCGCGTCTTGTCCTCGCCCAGGGGATCTTCCAGCTCACCCGGGCGGATGCGTGCCTCTTCCTGCACCGGAATGGACTGCATGCGCACGGGGCAGAACGCATGCTCCGGATCGATGAGGGACAGGTAGTACGGACTGATGCCAATGCGGAACAGCGCCGCCGTCTCCTGGACCCCTGCCCGCTCCTGAGGCGTCAACGGCACGCAGCGTTCAAGCTGCGCGAGGCTGCGGACGGCGTTGCGCTGCTGCCAGCGCCAGTCATTCCATTCAACGTCCGTGGCTTCAGGAAAGAGGCGCCGCCGCCCAGCCTCGCTTGCCGGAGGGCGAACCGCACGGGAGCCTGAGGGCCCCTCCTGAGGAGCCTCCCGGAAGGAGGGGGAGGAATCCATCACGCCGCCTTGGGCTGCTCCCGCCACCAGGCCTGTCCGGACTCGGGCAAGGTGTCGATGGGATCGTA encodes the following:
- the tgt gene encoding tRNA guanosine(34) transglycosylase Tgt; amino-acid sequence: MGEPKQKGDTRVAPGAVRFELLHEDPSTRARRGRLHTPHGPIETPIFMPVGTVGSVKGVGPDDLLTLEAQIILGNTYHLMLRPGEALVGEMGGLHRFISWNRPMLTDSGGFQVFSLSEKRKITEEGAAFQSHLDGSRHLLTPERSIDIQETLGADIIMAFDECPPATSERAYLEQSLARTTRWLHRCAKAWSRERSSLFGIVQGGLHEDLRKSHAEEVCAVDLPGYALGGYSVGESPEAMHDGVAFSAPLLPRGKPRYLMGVGTPVDLVTCVAAGVDMFDCVLPTRCARNGLLFTSEGKVVIRNAVYAKDPRPVDPACTCYTCRTFSRAYLRHLFVAGEILAMRLNTLHNLHYFLGLMAEVRRAIAEDRYGAFVREFRAKAAAQEAERTRAR
- the secD gene encoding protein translocase subunit SecD: MDRGWWWKFGVIVAVTLGTVWFLVPTYYSLAVLDRAERNNLAVLQERLPAWAPPAKYRLNLGLDLQGGIHMVMRVDTKTALQKRTERRGQQIVRYITQDKKLGELKADSNPERLTLTLTAADPATMDAIEKEVLTTFNDFTKVSREGATLTLAPDESQTSFFRGEAVDQAMLVIRNRIDKWGVAELDVRKMGTDSIQISLPGRSDPEQAKELVGTTAQLEFRMVDDTNPGFFQQMLEKTPPPENSNITVTSEEGFPQLQGPNREAMLGYVKDKVPEAREVLLECVANPLKKNECLSYRTYLVEKESPLTGESLSSADARFSELNEPEVNITFDAAGAREFERLTEAGTGRRMAIILDDYVQSAPRINEKIAGGSARITMGNPGGKSREEWFSEAQTLALVLKAGALPAPVTTGEIRQVGASMGDELIRKGSLAAIVGLALVVAFMALYYKGAGLIADAALLLNGLLILAGLAIFNATLTLPGIAGFVLTLGVAVDANVLINERIREELSHGKTARQAVDQGYDRAFWTIFDSHVTALIAGFILFATGTGPIRGFATTLIVGLIASLYTSIVVTRTITTYFVHGRNAQTVSV
- the yajC gene encoding preprotein translocase subunit YajC — its product is MESFLILAQAPGGGASPLVNLGFIGLLVAIMYFVMIRPQQKQMKSHRELLAGLKKGDEVVTQGGLVGKIHQVSDQTVTLEVASGVRIRVLKRSVYAKGAVADDAAPASVKPEDKKEEK
- the queA gene encoding tRNA preQ1(34) S-adenosylmethionine ribosyltransferase-isomerase QueA, yielding MSSRLSDYDFELPEAQIAQAPLGARDASRLMTVSRSTKAREHLRFADLPGLLRPGDVLVVNDARVIPARLLGSKVGTGGRVELLVVRPAASTMTSAALCLAAEAMDWICLGQASKGLKPGAQVAFGGGLTGEVLEGLGGGEYRVRFQAPPGGSLQTLLEQAGRLPLPPYITREPDAADAERYQTLYARAPGAVAAPTAGLHFSEAIFAALAARGVRRVTVTLDVGPGTFLPVREEELDRHKMHPERYGVPEETAAEVNAARAEGRRVVAVGTTVVRTLEAATDSATGLLRAGTGETVLFIRPGYQFRQVDLMLTNFHLPRSTLVMLVSALLGREHTLAAYQEAVREGYRFFSYGDAMLVTE
- the secF gene encoding protein translocase subunit SecF, producing MQLIKNKTNIDFIGKRKIAVYISTLVNLAILVGIAVFGFNFGVDFAGGTVVELKFKSAISPAEVRKRAEDGGLHDVSVQGIGSSDENTFLLRMGGVTQLTEQNAETAKASLQSLGSVSNVYADLSNGIINFRSASTLAPQAIKAAVEKAGTGVQEVRELGSAQGGSGFDYQVVASGMADKVFSALSQGQASPDFEQRRVDYVGPQVGKQLRNRGIMALVYAMFAILVYVAFRFDFKFGPGALLAMLHDVVMVAGFYLVSRREFNLTSIAALLTIVGYSVNDTIVIYDRIREDMNKYQGKPLAEVINIAINDTLGRTILTSGTTALSLVGLLIFGVGEIWDFAAAMLVGILVGTYSSVYIASPLTIWLDERAAAREGKAPLDPKTA
- a CDS encoding KamA family radical SAM protein, with translation MDSSPSFREAPQEGPSGSRAVRPPASEAGRRRLFPEATDVEWNDWRWQQRNAVRSLAQLERCVPLTPQERAGVQETAALFRIGISPYYLSLIDPEHAFCPVRMQSIPVQEEARIRPGELEDPLGEDKTRPEEAIVHKYPDRVLFLALDTCSVYCRHCTRRRITKGGEAELSKEQMRRGIAYIRNHPEVRDVLISGGDPFVLGDGRLEELLAALHDIPHVEMIRIGTRVPVCLPMRVTDALARTLRRYAPVYVVTHFNHPKEVTPEASEACQRLVDHGVPVENQAVLMRRLNSDARIIQELSHVLLRIRVRPYYLHQMDVAQGCEHLRTPISKGLEILQQMRGHTTGLAVPHLAVDLPGGGGKVTLQPDYVVERGEHETVFRNYKGERYVYPEPEETDCSCPYDEVWRAARAR
- a CDS encoding SpoIID/LytB domain-containing protein; amino-acid sequence: MLRPVAVWLVCLLVSFPAVALETMRIAMSEAGGEVQVSGQGLSFGADTEEATFHPMGTRQAIVRRRGKKLEVNGAPVAGSSVRFRSGEGVQGTGESSDKPLRAGGMDVRGDVVVRLYREGLQLINVIPLELYLAAVLGSEMPVSFPAEALKAQAVAARTYALQKKLEAYGSSFYLGSSVLHQVYGGVNREDPRTLAAVEATRGEVLTYELAPIEAYFHASCGGRTESGLAALQRDLPYLQPAECPCGRLPASRWSATVSRAELQTALGGSPSGFRIAGRTGTRRASRVSTAEGLTMDGPRFRQRLGYTKLKSLDFEVEETAQGFHFTGRGYGHGAGLCQWGAKALADGGWNYRDILSHYYPGTELQQLY